The following proteins are encoded in a genomic region of Candida albicans SC5314 chromosome 4, complete sequence:
- the ERG8 gene encoding phosphomevalonate kinase (Putative phosphomevalonate kinase; enzyme of the mevalonate pathway of isoprenoid biosynthesis; transcript regulated by Nrg1; possible drug target; not conserved in H. sapiens), with translation MSKAFSAPGKAFLAGGYLVLEPIYDAYVTALSSRMHAVITPKGTSLKESRIKISSPQFANGEWEYHISSNTEKPKEVQSRINPFLEATIFIVLAYIQPTEAFDLEIIIYSDPGYHSQEDTETKTSSNGEKTFLYHSRAITEVEKTGLGSSAGLVSVVATSLLSHFIPNVISTNKDILHNVAQIAHCYAQKKIGSGFDVATAIYGSIVYRRFQPALINDVFQVLESDPEKFPTELKKLIASNWEFKHERCTLPHGIKLLMGDVKGGSETPKLVSRVLQWKKEKPEESSVVYDQLNSANLQFMKELREMREKYDSDPETYIKELDHSIEPLTVAIKNIRKGLQALTQKSEVPIEPDVQTQLLDRCQEIPGCVGGVVPGAGGYDAIAVLVLENQVGNFKQKTLENPDYFHNVYWVDLEEQTEGVLEEKPEDYIGL, from the coding sequence ATGTCAAAAGCATTTAGTGCACCTGGAAAAGCATTTCTTGCTGGTGGATATTTGGTTCTTGAGCCAATTTATGATGCTTATGTGACAGCATTGTCATCACGAATGCATGCAGTTATAACACCAAAAGGAACCAGTTTGAAAGAATCTAGAATCAAAATTTCTTCACCCCAATTTGCAAACGGAGAATGGGAATATCACATATCATCAAATACAGAAAAACCCAAAGAAGTTCAGTCACGCATAAATCCATTTTTAGAGGCAACTATATTCATCGTTTTAGCTTATATTCAACCGACCGAAGCATTTGATCttgaaatcattatttacTCGGACCCTGGATATCATTCACAAGAAGATACTGAAACCAAGACATCCTCGAATGGAGAAAAAACTTTTCTTTACCATTCTCGTGCCATTACCGAAGTGGAAAAGACCGGATTAGGTTCATCGGCAGGATTAGTGTCAGTTGTTGCCACAAGTTTATTATCCCATTTTATCCCCAATGTTATCAGTACGaataaagatattttgCACAACGTTGCACAGATTGCACATTGTTATGCCCAAAAAAAGATAGGATCTGGGTTTGATGTTGCAACTGCAATTTATGGTCTGATTGTATATAGAAGATTTCAGCCAGCTTTGATAAATGACGTGTTTCAGGTTCTAGAAAGTGATCCTGAGAAGTTCCCCACagagttgaaaaaattgattgcaAGTAACTGGGAATTCAAACATGAAAGATGTACATTACCACACGGAATCAAGTTATTAATGGGTGACGTCAAGGGTGGCTCAGAAACACCCAAATTGGTATCACGAGTACTCCAAtggaaaaaggaaaagcCAGAAGAAAGCTCTGTTGTGTATGACCAGCTTAATAGTGCCAATTTACAGTTTATGAAGGAATTGAGGGAAATGCGTGAAAAATACGACTCAGACCCAGAGACTTATATTAAAGAGTTAGATCATTCTATTGAGCCTTTGACTGTTGCGATTAAGAACATCAGAAAAGGGTTACAAGCATTAACACAAAAATCAGAGGTTCCAATTGAACCTGATGTCCAAACCCAGTTGTTGGACCGTTGTCAAGAGATTCCTGGTTGTGTTGGCGGTGTGGTTCCAGGTGCTGGTGGATACGATGCAATAGCTGTATTAGTGTTGGAAAATCAAGTGGGAAATTTTAAGCAGAAAACTCTTGAAAATCCAGATTATTTTCATAATGTTTACTGGGTTGATTTGGAAGAGCAAACAGAAGGTGTACTTGAAGAAAAACCAGAAGACTATATAGGTTTATAA
- a CDS encoding transcription factor TFIIIC subunit (Putative RNA polymerase III transcription initiation factor complex (TFIIIC) subunit; possibly an essential gene, disruptants not obtained by UAU1 method): MPELQQPDKHSMDIPHVAAIDLPLNVHNVTRAVDMLGGEELIRASIRESHPLELRLRKDPFHHPIQASSNNSERILMKIKIPKKSLPKNNESYSIQQLLELNNQDKSTPRERIQPVAIIDKTYSFKAMADFQVSTRNNSFVQKFNKAMINHTGINEIKEYIDEHKGWQGYVNLSENYFQNNDHQLIPPPILSSIRFPFDYKYQQNPGTSTVRDIHGEVKVISNQNRQKLYTLLIDYNTPTPQEPVEEIRKNWEKLSNANLSVNSSELLLVQCIRKLQALFEIKPIWNRKQLYSILPEDMKKFLKHALPYVAYTYKSGPWRFCNIKYGLDVVHDPSYWSSQTEYFRVLGFKKGTTTDDSKMIVPPSLQGSLEVVEIPENLLFNGVSLPSVATFQIGDIMDADIISIIQDHQSSMGEDFLRNVCDPQDGWINRQTMEVIRRIMRYKLKQLVNEESIDQSKIHKIINTNYIEDKEDEEEANDMHEDRNGPDELDEDDEEEEEEETALY, from the coding sequence ATGCCTGAACTACAACAGCCAGATAAACATTCTATGGATATCCCCCATGTGGCAGCTATTGATCTTCCACTAAATGTGCACAATGTAACTAGAGCGGTTGATATGTTAGGTGGAGAGGAGTTGATACGGGCATCAATCAGAGAATCACATCCATTGGAGTTGAGGTTAAGAAAAGATCCATTCCATCACCCAATACAAGCCCTGAGTAATAATTCAGAAAgaatattgatgaaaatcaaaatccCCAAAAAAAGCTTACCAAAAAATAACGAATCATATTCCATTCAACAATTACTTGAACTTAATAACCAAGATAAACTGACACCCAGAGAACGGATTCAACCCGTGGCAATCATAGACAAAACATATCTGTTTAAAGCAATGGCAGACTTCCAAGTTTCTACAAGGAATAACTCATTTGTGCAAAAGTTTAACAAAGCGATGATTAACCATACTggaataaatgaaattaaagagTACATTGATGAGCATAAAGGCTGGCAGGGGTATGTTAATTTATCTGAAAACTATTTCCAAAATAACGATCACCAATTGAttccaccaccaatacTATCCTCAATCAGATTTCCGTTTGATTACAAATATCAACAGAATCCTGGTACGTCAACAGTCAGAGATATACATGGTGAGGTAAAAGTGATTTCAAACCAGAATCGTCAAAAATTGTATACACTTTTGATAGATTATAATACCCCGACTCCGCAAGAACCGGTAGAGGAAATTAGAAAGAACTGGGAAAAGTTGTCTAACGCCAATTTATCTGTCAATAGTTCAGAGCTTTTACTAGTGCAATGTATCAGAAAATTACAAGcattatttgaaatcaaaccaATCTGGAATAGAAAGCAACTATATAGCATACTTCCAGAAGAtatgaagaaatttttaaagCATGCTTTGCCATATGTTGCCTATACTTATAAAAGTGGTCCATGGAGATTCTGTAACATTAAATATGGACTCGATGTTGTACATGACCCATCTTATTGGAGTTCTCAAACTGAGTATTTTAGAGTGCTTGGGTTTAAAAAGGGGACAACTACCGATGATTCCAAGATGATAGTTCCTCCTTCTTTGCAGGGATCTTTAGAAGTGGTTGAAATACCCgaaaatttattgtttaacGGAGTTTCGTTACCCTCAGTGGCTACTTTCCAAATAGGAGATATCATGGATGCAGACATAATTAGTATAATTCAAGACCACCAGAGTAGTATGGGTGAGGACTTTTTAAGAAATGTATGTGATCCTCAAGACGGTTGGATCAATCGACAAACAATGGAGGTAATCAGACGTATAATGAGGtacaaattgaaacaattagTAAATGAAGAAAGCATTGATCAAAGTAAAATACACAAGATTATCAATACCAATTATATCGAGGATAaggaagatgaagaagaggCTAATGATATGCACGAGGACAGAAACGGTCCCGATGAGTTAGATGAAGACGAcgaggaagaagaagaagaagaaactgCTCTATATTAG
- a CDS encoding uncharacterized protein (Protein of unknown function; possible mitochondrial protein; Spider biofilm induced) gives MIIRRQLATLTKSRPTPVKKTSDATRKKYAFYDLVLRTPSHPQHPIEASLMSAKDLTKLKAHTKTRFVGNYTLDNLSPEERIAKVFGGRIKGEDRKASSRIDRGESRVIAGITVPARPPEPDNCCMSGCINCVWELFDEDLKDWDAKRKQAAERLVSRGGRWPENFHPPLKHLKRENYPVSLADKSDKEIRKEIAGKPGKGDDDDDDSWGSVPVSIRVFAEVEKKLKQKKSLASS, from the coding sequence ATGATTATTCGAAGGCAACTAGCTACattaacaaaatcaagACCAACTCCAGTTAAGAAAACTTCCGATGCTACCCGAAAAAAATATGCATTTTACGATTTGGTATTGCGTACACCTTCACACCCACAGCATCCAATAGAAGCAAGCTTAATGTCTGCAAAGGACTTGACTAAACTAAAAGCTCATACAAAGACTAGATTTGTTGGGAATTACACATTAGACAACTTGTCTCCTGAAGAAAGAATAGCCAAAGTGTTTGGGGGTAGAATCAAAGGAGAAGATAGAAAGGCATCAAGTCGTATAGATCGTGGAGAGTCTCGAGTCATTGCTGGGATCACTGTCCCTGCAAGACCGCCAGAACCAGACAATTGTTGTATGAGTGGATGTATTAATTGTGTATGGGAGttatttgatgaagatttgaaaGACTGGGATGCAAAACGGAAACAGGCAGCTGAACGTTTAGTGTCTCGAGGAGGCCGTTGGCCAGAGAACTTTCATCCTCCATTAAAACATTTGAAAAGAGAGAATTACCCAGTGTCATTGGCCGATAAACTGGATAAAGAAATCAGAAAAGAGATAGCAGGAAAACCAGGAAAAGGtgacgatgatgacgacgacAGTTGGGGATCTGTGCCTGTTTCAATTCGAGTATTTGCTGAAGTTGAAAAGAAGTTGaagcaaaagaaaagtttgGCATCAAGCTAG
- the MDH1-1 gene encoding malate dehydrogenase (Predicted malate dehydrogenase precursor; macrophage-induced transcript; protein present in exponential and stationary growth phase yeast cultures; Spider biofilm repressed), with translation MFSKVATRSFSSSASNAYKVAVLGAGGGIGQPLSLLLKLNHKVTDLALYDIRGAPGVAADVSHVPTNSTVKGYNPDQIEEALTGSDVIVIPAGVPRKPGMTRDDLFNTNASIVRDLAKAAADYAPNAAVCIISNPVNSTVPIVAEVFKSKGNYNPNKLFGVTTLDVLRAARFVSEVAGTNPVNENVPVVGGHSGVTIVPLLSQTKHKDLSGETRDALVHRIQFGGDEVVQAKDGAGSATLSMAQAGARFAGAVLDGLAGEKDVIECTFVDSPLFKDEGVDFFSTKVTLGVDGVKTVHPIGEISDYEEAQVKEAKDTLIKNIKKGVDFVAQNP, from the coding sequence atgttttcaaaagttGCTACTAGATCATTTTCCTCTTCTGCTTCCAACGCCTACAAAGTTGCCGTTTTGggtgctggtggtggtattgGTCAACCattatctttattattgaaattgaaccaCAAAGTTACTGATTTGGCTCTTTACGATATCAGAGGTGCTCCAGGTGTCGCTGCTGATGTTTCCCACGTCCCAACTAACTCCACTGTCAAAGGTTACAACCCAGATCAAATCGAAGAAGCTTTGACTGGCTCTGATGTTATTGTCATCCCAGCTGGTGTTCCAAGAAAACCAGGTATGACCAGAGACGATTTATTCAACACCAATGCCTCAATTGTCAGAGACTTGGCTAAGGCTGCTGCTGATTACGCTCCAAACGCCGCTGTTTGTATCATTTCTAACCCAGTCAACTCTACTGTTCCAATTGTTGCTgaagttttcaaatcaaaaggTAACTACAACCCAAACAAATTGTTCGGTGTCACCACTTTGGATGTCTTGAGAGCTGCTAGATTTGTTTCTGAAGTTGCCGGTACCAACCCAGTTAACGAAAACGTCCCAGTTGTCGGTGGTCACTCTGGTGTTACCATTGTTCCATTGTTGTCTCAAACCAAACACAAAGACTTGTCTGGTGAAACCAGAGATGCTTTAGTCCACagaattcaatttggtggtgatgaagTTGTCCAAGCTAAAGATGGTGCTGGTTCTGCTACTTTGTCCATGGCTCAAGCTGGTGCTAGATTCGCTGGTGCCGTTTTGGACGGTTTAGCTGGTGAAAAAGATGTCATTGAATGTACTTTTGTTGACTCCCCATTGTTCAAAGACGAAGGTGTTGACTTCTTCTCCACTAAAGTCACCTTAGGCGTTGATGGTGTCAAGACTGTCCACCCAATCGGTGAAATTTCTGACTACGAAGAAGCTCAAGTCAAAGAAGCTAAAGACACTTTGATCAAGAACATCAAGAAAGGTGTTGACTTTGTTGCTCAAAACCCATAA
- a CDS encoding uncharacterized protein (Possible Golgi membrane protein; Hap43-repressed; hypha induced; flow model biofilm induced; Spider biofilm induced) — MSYYNSNNNSPSQYYRENDSNSLIDSQNSQLNRPNATANVDQPTLDNCSSNASAVFSSLDNAGIFNTESQNVPKNSSKKDDERQFKFFARSFFGISLLSAILIVLFEAYMFAVINIHHDKFAKGKYTENSIYFALFIFAGVFQVLITLIALYSRNLLLLVFLMGFYCCMSIYTGIQYNEVSDKISAVLFGKWKTATFAMNIATICVLAATLVLQSVLLYFGLRRYVSWFTFKKIGASLELKRIYTYFQIHRSILMFDFFFFAGFTIQFLVIMVKDRKSVEFILTVIVIPLTIILLFISDISATREFIYGSIFAIVLFLCGIAYVLFKIIRLYTKYTSAYDLAIRPGEYFMGRKSLLTFGIITLVLLVATIVLEVVSICNYGKGLLPSVSMSYKWIPGYNKSGTAQEISISEDEKEEGDKNGVERQTTNNSLYID, encoded by the coding sequence ATGTCATATTataattctaataataattcccCGTCGCAGTACTACCGTGAAAACGACAGCAATTCGTTAATTGATTCACAGAATTCCCAATTGAATAGACCAAATGCAACTGCTAACGTTGACCAACCAACACTAGATAACTGTAGCAGCAATGCTAGTGCTGTTTTTTCTAGTTTGGACAATGCTGGCATTTTCAATACTGAATCTCAAAACGTACCCAAAAACTCAAGTAAAAAAGATGACGAAAgacaattcaaattttttgcCAGGTCATTTTTTGGTATATCACTATTGTCAGCCAttcttattgttttgtttgaagCCTATATGTTTGCCGTGATTAATATCCACCATGATAAGTTTGCAAAGGGCAAGTATACGGAGAACTCGATTTACTTTGCACTTTTTATATTTGCAGGGGTCTTCCAAGTGTTGATAACATTGATAGCACTCTATTCTCGTAACCTATTGTTATTAGTATTTTTGATGGGGTTTTACTGTTGCATGCTGATATACACTGGTATTCAATACAATGAAGTTAGTGACAAAATATCTGCAGTTTTGTTTGGTAAATGGAAAACAGCAACATTCGCTATGAATATTGCAACTATATGTGTTCTTGCTGCAACCTTGGTCCTCCAATCTGTATTGTTGTATTTTGGATTGAGAAGATATGTAAGCTGGTttactttcaaaaaaatcgGAGCCAGTTTGGAACTTAAAAGAATTTACACGTATTTCCAAATACATCGTTCTATATTgatgtttgattttttcttctttgcTGGGTTCACAATCCAATTCTTGGTTATTATGGTAAAAGATAGAAAGTCTGTTGAGTTTATTTTAACAGTAATTGTGATTCcattaacaataattttgCTTTTCATAAGTGATATATCAGCAACCAGAGAATTCATTTATGGATCCATATTTgcaattgttttatttttgtgtGGTATTGCTTATGTccttttcaaaataataagaTTGTACACGAAATACACTTCAGCTTATGATTTGGCAATTAGACCTGGTGAATATTTTATGGGAAGAAAATCATTGTTGACATTTGGTATAATAACTTTAGTATTATTGGTTGCAACAATAGTGTTGGAGGTTGTTTCTATTTGCAACTACGGGAAAGGGTTATTGCCATCAGTTAGTATGTCATATAAGTGGATACCTGGATATAACAAGTCTGGAACTGCTCAGGAGATAAGTATAAGTGAAGATGAAAAGGAAGAAGGGGATAAGAATGGTGTTGAGAGACAGACTACTAATAACAGTTTATACATTGACTAG
- the ARL1 gene encoding Arf family GTPase (Putative GTPase; mutation confers dose-dependent sensitivity to Brefeldin A) produces the protein MGQAFSFGNIFSKLWGTNKEIRILILGLDGAGKTTILYRLQMGEVVTTKPTIGFNVETLKYKNITLNIWDLGGQTSIRPYWRCYYSNTSAVIFVVDSTDKDRIDTACKELHQMLKEEELQDSALLVFANKQDQPGAMTAAEVSQALSLTDLKDRSWSIVASSAIKGEGLTEGLDWLMDVIKDEQL, from the coding sequence ATGGGTCAAGCTTTTAGTTTTggtaatattttttcaaagctCTGGGGAACTAATAAGGAGATAAGGATTCTTATATTGGGTCTAGATGGTGCTGgtaaaacaacaatattgtATCGTTTGCAAATGGGAGAAGTGGTCACTACTAAACCTACAATTGGATTCAATGTGGAGACATTAAAATACAAGAACATTACGTTAAACATATGGGATTTGGGTGGACAAACTTCCATTAGACCTTACTGGAGATGTTACTACAGCAATACATCAGCAGTTATCTTTGTTGTCGATTCAACAGATAAAGATCGTATCGACACTGCCTGCAAGGAATTACATCAAAtgttgaaagaagaagagttACAAGATAGTGCATTATTAGTGTTTGCAAACAAACAAGATCAACCTGGAGCTATGACTGCTGCCGAAGTGAGCCAAGCTTTAAGTCTAACTGATTTGAAAGACAGAAGTTGGAGTATTGTTGCATCGAGTGCCATTAAAGGTGAAGGGTTAACAGAAGGGTTAGACTGGTTAATGGATGTAATTAAGGATGAGCAGTTGTGA
- the TYR1 gene encoding prephenate dehydrogenase (NADP(+)) (Putative prepephenate dehydrogenase; enzyme of tyrosine biosynthesis; fungal-specific (no human or murine homolog)), with protein MAETELKNLQECKTIGIIGLGDMGYLYAKRFSDAGWKVVGCDREDLYETTKAKFADEKFEILRNGHFVSRISDYIIYSVEAENIEKIVSIYGPSTKFGAIVGGQTSCKAPEIAAFEKHLPEDNEIISLHSLHGPKVNTTGQPLVLIKHRATDKSFEFVEALVSCLNSKQVYLTAKEHDRITADTQAVTHAAFLSMGVAWKSVNQYPWETPRWIGGIENAKINISLRIFSNKWHVYAGLAITNPSAHDQVLQYSKSTTELFTLMIQGKKKELTERLTKAKQFVFKYITNHHDLLLDDNILQKFSLSKTPPEGKQPNSHLSLLAIVDSWYNLGIVPYDHIICSTPLFRIFLGVTEYVFCTPGYLEESIDVAVNDTSFRQDDLNFTIAAQTWSNIISFGNFELYKREFEDTQNFFQPMFQEANAIGNEMIKTILERVKEREC; from the coding sequence ATGGCGGAAACTgaattaaagaatttacAAGAATGCAAGACCATTGGTATAATTGGTCTTGGGGATATGGGTTACTTGTACGCCAAACGCTTTAGCGATGCTGGGTGGAAAGTTGTTGGGTGTGATAGGGAAGACTTGTATGAAACCACTAAAGCAAAGTTTGCCGATGAaaagtttgaaatattGAGAAATGGGCATTTTGTATCGAGAATTTCAGATTACATTATTTACAGTGTTGAAGcagaaaatattgaaaaaattgtgtCAATCTATGGTCCCTCAACCAAATTTGGGGCAATAGTGGGTGGACAAACATCATGTAAGGCACCAGAGATAGCAGCATTTGAAAAACATTTGCCtgaagataatgaaattatttcCCTTCATTCACTACATGGACCCAAAGTGAACACTACGGGACAACCCTTAGTGTTGATAAAGCATCGTGCCACTGACAAATCGTTTGAATTTGTGGAAGCTTTAGTTTCGTGTTTGAACTCGAAACAAGTGTACTTGACGGCTAAAGAACATGATAGAATAACAGCAGATACCCAAGCAGTGACACATGCTGCGTTTTTATCCATGGGAGTCGCGTGGAAACTGGTGAATCAATATCCATGGGAGACACCGAGATGGATAGGGGGTATTGAGAACGCAAAGATAAATATCTCATTaagaatattttcaaataaatggCACGTCTACGCTGGCTTAGCAATAACTAACCCTTCAGCACATGATCAGGTGTTACAGTATTCCAAGTCAACCACAGAACTATTTACCTTAATGATACaaggaaaaaagaaagagttAACAGAGAGATTAACAAAAGCAAAACAATTTGTCTTCAAATATATTACCAACCATCATGATTTGTTATTGGATGACAATATCTTGCAAAAGTTTTCTTTGAGCAAAACTCCACCAGAGGGGAAACAACCAAATTCCCATTTATCGTTATTGGCTATTGTTGATAGTTGGTACAATTTAGGAATTGTCCCGTACGACCATATAATTTGCTCGACACCATTATttagaatttttttgggggtCACTGAGTATGTGTTTTGCACTCCTGGGTATTTGGAAGAAAGTATAGATGTGGCTGTTAATGATACTTCGTTCAGACAGGACGATTTAAATTTCACTATTGCAGCACAAACTTGGTCCAATATCATCAGCTTTGGAAATTTCGAATTGTACAAACGTGAATTTGAAGATACCCAGAATTTTTTCCAGCCTATGTTCCAAGAGGCAAATGCTATCGGTAATGAAATGATCAAAACCATATTAGAAAGAgtgaaagaaagagaatgCTGA
- the DPM3 gene encoding Dpm3p (Dolichol-phosphate mannose synthase subunit, essential for enzyme activity; flow model biofilm repressed) → MTKATETGLTIFALSAIYFALITGVIPTPAKIHDEILPYLPWWGLVTFGSYALSTLGWGIVTFKDKEHKYKELKIQIEEAKDFYKTKGIDLD, encoded by the coding sequence ATGACTAAAGCTACTGAAACAGgattaacaatttttgcCTTATCAGCTATTTATTTTGCTCTTATCACAGGTGTGATTCCAACTCCAGCTAAAATACACGATGAAATATTGCCATACTTGCCATGGTGGGGATTAGTCACATTTGGGTCTTATGCCTTATCAACGTTAGGTTGGGGAATTGTTACATTCAAAGACAAAGAACATAAAtacaaagaattgaaaatacaaattgaagaagCAAAAGATTTCTACAAAACAAAAGGTATTGATTTGGATTAA